One window of Methanobacterium alkalithermotolerans genomic DNA carries:
- a CDS encoding tRNA-binding protein, which translates to MWDTSKDYRLQVAEKSIELFLRTIEGRNFKGHWNKKMARDTAQEMARELKYLSYSYMEPEAIAKSPQMVSLEEQVHSIVNYMGGEKWKVKFLDQSTRAEREKLEENIAKVSFFFNTIMGLKKRIMLGKIKDPIIGIDIKVGEIMSVSQHPQADNLIICNVNLGDKAITVVTNDMEVQESNRVAVSMLPPSTFMGITSDGMFLGAGEGILKDVKGAKGEMPQGIPLEALNESRNIVEGFLKE; encoded by the coding sequence ATGTGGGATACCAGTAAAGATTACCGCCTCCAGGTAGCCGAAAAATCTATTGAATTATTTTTAAGGACTATTGAAGGAAGAAATTTCAAGGGGCACTGGAATAAAAAAATGGCCAGAGATACAGCCCAGGAAATGGCCCGTGAATTAAAATATTTATCTTATTCTTATATGGAACCAGAAGCCATTGCAAAATCGCCTCAAATGGTTTCTCTTGAAGAGCAAGTGCATTCCATAGTTAATTATATGGGTGGAGAAAAATGGAAAGTGAAATTTTTAGATCAATCCACCCGGGCTGAGAGGGAAAAATTAGAAGAAAATATTGCAAAAGTTAGTTTTTTCTTTAATACTATTATGGGACTTAAAAAACGTATAATGCTGGGAAAAATCAAGGACCCCATTATAGGCATAGATATTAAGGTGGGGGAAATTATGAGTGTATCCCAGCACCCCCAGGCGGATAATTTAATTATATGTAATGTAAATTTAGGAGATAAAGCCATAACCGTAGTTACTAATGATATGGAAGTTCAAGAAAGTAATAGAGTTGCTGTTTCCATGTTACCCCCCAGTACTTTTATGGGTATCACCAGTGATGGTATGTTTTTAGGAGCTGGTGAAGGAATTTTAAAGGATGTTAAAGGAGCTAAAGGAGAAATGCCCCAAGGAATACCGCTAGAAGCGCTTAATGAATCCCGTAATATAGTGGAAGGATTTTTAAAAGAATAA